In a genomic window of Methanosarcina horonobensis HB-1 = JCM 15518:
- a CDS encoding pyridoxamine 5'-phosphate oxidase family protein, which translates to MTEELKDKIRDYLAKHYYLNLATVSPQGSPMAHTMAYVSENEIVYLATNKNTRKVQNIMQNPQVAFTVDEDDPDWFDMQALQVEGRASIVADENELREVGEIMAAKFPVIADLPPDPDTIMIKIEPSLVYYLDYSIEFGHRESVNF; encoded by the coding sequence ATGACAGAAGAGCTTAAAGATAAGATTCGTGATTACCTTGCAAAGCACTATTACCTGAACCTTGCAACCGTAAGCCCTCAGGGAAGCCCTATGGCTCATACAATGGCTTATGTTTCCGAAAACGAAATCGTATATCTGGCAACCAATAAAAACACCCGAAAGGTCCAGAATATCATGCAAAACCCGCAGGTAGCCTTTACCGTTGATGAGGATGATCCTGACTGGTTTGATATGCAGGCACTTCAGGTCGAAGGCAGGGCATCAATAGTTGCCGATGAGAATGAACTGCGTGAAGTCGGGGAGATCATGGCAGCCAAATTCCCTGTTATTGCAGATTTGCCGCCAGATCCGGATACTATCATGATAAAAATAGAACCCAGTCTAGTCTATTATCTGGACTACAGCATTGAGTTCGGGCACAGGGAAAGCGTGAATTTCTGA
- a CDS encoding DUF1638 domain-containing protein gives MLEDELVYVLSKDPEIKRLFVVENRNSFRLVKKLKSENLKPFMFPSDKLYPIILEINREPLGKLSRKFANIPFCKKMCDFILLKKKQGLTVVVNLLRKDLHSDIDLLQSEVYLNAREMAKISNGILLFYGKCGFSSEKAQAELQQLDCPIYFLRDEERNIVDDCISVALGGNEIYTKTMLSGNGKGAIYATPMVLSDLNETNYKSSESYKKISKYLTSPMYSLLFKINNQSYKDVNFHRNASDFAKVFNMKIIDVNGTMKIAINSYMEAKTYICKNIE, from the coding sequence ATGCTTGAAGATGAATTAGTATATGTTCTCTCTAAAGACCCTGAAATTAAAAGGCTGTTTGTAGTAGAGAATAGAAACAGTTTCCGACTTGTAAAAAAACTCAAGTCTGAAAATCTTAAGCCTTTTATGTTTCCATCTGACAAGTTGTATCCTATTATATTGGAGATCAATAGAGAGCCACTCGGGAAGCTCTCGAGGAAGTTCGCGAATATTCCTTTCTGTAAGAAAATGTGTGATTTTATACTCCTTAAAAAGAAACAAGGATTAACTGTTGTTGTGAATCTTCTTAGAAAAGATTTACATTCTGATATTGACCTTTTACAATCCGAAGTGTATCTGAATGCCAGAGAAATGGCAAAGATTTCGAATGGTATTCTTTTATTTTATGGAAAATGTGGCTTTAGTTCCGAAAAAGCGCAAGCTGAATTGCAGCAACTTGATTGCCCTATTTATTTTCTGAGGGATGAAGAAAGAAACATTGTTGATGACTGTATAAGCGTAGCACTCGGAGGAAACGAGATTTACACAAAAACGATGTTATCAGGAAATGGCAAAGGAGCTATATATGCAACACCAATGGTGCTTTCCGACCTGAATGAAACTAATTACAAGTCTTCTGAATCTTATAAAAAGATCAGCAAATATCTAACTTCTCCTATGTATAGTCTTCTTTTTAAGATTAATAATCAAAGCTATAAGGATGTTAATTTTCATAGAAATGCTTCTGATTTTGCAAAAGTATTTAACATGAAGATTATCGATGTTAACGGAACAATGAAGATAGCAATTAACTCTTACATGGAAGCTAAAACCTATATTTGCAAAAATATAGAATAA
- the glgP gene encoding alpha-glucan family phosphorylase, with product MENDLQGVLKGQKIAYFSMEIGLRNEIPTYAGGLGVLAGDTIRSAADLSIPLVAVTLVSNKGYFRQSLDAFGTQTEQTEEWDPSNLMTRLQQEVSVKIQDRDVKIQAWHYNCKSLTGGCVPIIFLDTNVEGNSWDDRRITDFLYGGDHTYRLKQEIVLGIGGVRMLEALGFKVRKYHMNEGHSSLLALELLKRNGKDPAKVKELCIFTTHTPVEAGHDKFDYGLIEDQIRDKNDVDILRRFGGADRFNTSLFALNLSEYVNGVTKRHSRVSRELFPGYSIQAITNGIHSYTWTCPAFRQLFDRYLPGWANEPELLVRIGGIPDDEIWEAHWSAKKDLIDEVNKRTGAGMDYETLTIGFARRMTAYKRATLILSDLERLRKINRRGRVQLIFAGKAHPHDEAGKQLIRDIFKSIETLRNEIKIVFLENYDMDLAAKLVSGVDVWLNTPTRPYEASGTSGMKAAHNGVVNFSVLDGWWIEGWIEGVTGWSIGPQPEEHITGEEARLAEIDDLYNKLYYIIVPTYYDRRDEWFKLINNSIGMIAYYFNSHRMMRRYVTNAYL from the coding sequence ATGGAAAACGATCTCCAGGGAGTATTGAAAGGGCAGAAAATAGCTTATTTTTCTATGGAAATAGGACTTCGCAATGAAATCCCGACATATGCAGGAGGACTTGGAGTGCTCGCCGGCGATACAATCCGCTCGGCTGCAGACCTCAGTATTCCTCTTGTAGCAGTAACTTTGGTTAGCAATAAAGGATATTTCAGGCAGAGCCTTGATGCCTTCGGGACCCAGACAGAACAAACTGAAGAGTGGGACCCTTCTAATTTGATGACCCGGCTCCAGCAGGAAGTGAGCGTCAAAATTCAGGACAGGGATGTCAAAATTCAGGCATGGCACTACAACTGCAAAAGCCTTACCGGAGGCTGCGTACCTATTATTTTTCTCGACACCAATGTAGAGGGGAACTCATGGGATGACCGCAGGATTACGGATTTTCTTTATGGGGGCGACCATACATACAGGCTCAAGCAGGAAATCGTGCTCGGGATAGGGGGAGTTCGTATGCTTGAAGCACTTGGCTTTAAGGTCCGAAAATATCACATGAATGAAGGGCACTCAAGCTTGCTTGCTCTGGAGCTTTTGAAACGTAATGGTAAAGATCCTGCTAAAGTAAAGGAGCTCTGTATTTTTACCACTCATACGCCTGTAGAAGCAGGGCATGACAAGTTCGATTACGGGCTTATTGAAGACCAGATTAGGGATAAAAATGATGTGGATATCCTTAGAAGATTTGGAGGGGCAGACCGTTTTAACACAAGCCTTTTTGCCCTCAACCTGTCCGAGTATGTCAATGGAGTTACAAAAAGGCACAGTCGAGTCTCAAGAGAACTCTTTCCAGGATATTCAATCCAGGCAATAACAAACGGCATCCACTCCTATACCTGGACCTGCCCTGCTTTCAGGCAGCTTTTTGACCGCTACCTGCCTGGATGGGCAAACGAACCCGAACTCCTGGTAAGAATAGGAGGAATCCCTGATGATGAAATCTGGGAAGCCCACTGGAGTGCAAAAAAAGACCTTATAGATGAGGTTAACAAAAGAACAGGGGCAGGCATGGACTATGAAACCCTGACCATAGGTTTTGCAAGGCGCATGACAGCGTATAAGCGGGCAACCTTAATCCTCTCAGACCTTGAAAGGCTTAGGAAAATAAACAGGAGAGGCAGAGTTCAGCTTATCTTTGCAGGAAAAGCCCACCCGCATGATGAGGCTGGAAAACAGCTTATAAGAGATATTTTTAAAAGTATAGAAACACTCCGGAATGAAATAAAAATCGTCTTTCTGGAAAACTATGATATGGATCTGGCAGCGAAACTGGTTTCCGGAGTTGATGTCTGGTTAAATACCCCTACTCGCCCTTATGAAGCTTCGGGTACGAGCGGCATGAAAGCTGCCCATAACGGGGTCGTAAATTTCAGCGTGCTTGATGGCTGGTGGATTGAAGGATGGATCGAAGGGGTAACCGGCTGGTCAATAGGCCCTCAGCCCGAAGAACATATTACCGGGGAAGAAGCAAGGCTCGCTGAAATTGACGACCTTTATAACAAACTCTACTATATCATAGTTCCCACATATTACGACCGCAGAGACGAATGGTTTAAACTGATAAATAACTCGATAGGTATGATTGCCTATTATTTCAACAGCCACAGGATGATGCGGCGTTATGTTACGAATGCATATCTGTAA
- a CDS encoding DNA topoisomerase I — protein sequence MHLIVTEKNIAARRIAAILAPKSPKKERVSGVDVYRYEIGSGESRQETAVVGLSGHIVGIDFPKEYNNWQKVDARALIDAEITTTPINRKIVTALKSLGKEADRVTIATDYDREGELIGVEALNILKQVNPHVPFDRVRYSAITPKAIEAAFANPTNVDFNLADAGHSRQVIDLVWGAALTRYISLAAGRLGKMFLSVGRVQSPTLSLIVDREKERNIFVPTPYWEIHVELEDAAKETFSAQHSTRRFLDKEEALKVFKKLGKKAELKEIEKGTKTDQPPTPFNTTGFISAANSIGLSPANAMRIAESLYTNGYISYPRTDNTVYPETLDLRAQIEIFKEGPFREYANALLEKAELVPTRGKKETTDHPPIFPASLAKEADLKEEEWKVYELVVRRFFATFAGPSIWETMRLKLDIEGEEFRANGARLLEPGWRWYYPYNAPEDRLLPELKEGDVLKVIKKEMLDKETQPPGRYGQGRLINIMEELGLGTKATRHEIISKLYSRAYIHGNPVQPTNTSFAVMDTLEKYSPTITKPDMTKLLEENMDKIAEGKIQEDTVLEESREMLKQVFSELDKNRDNIIESLQAGLREDKIIGNCSLCGNELMIRRSKRGSRFIGCSNYPNCTFSLPLPKSGQIIVTDKFCETHGLHHIRIINQGKRAWDLGCPQCNFIEWQKAQQEEQAQQPKKEKPKSIKDLEGVGKATAGKLEEAGITSVEALAEADPIELAKTIKISVKKVKNWQTSCNGGTVEDL from the coding sequence ATGCATCTTATCGTAACGGAAAAAAATATAGCAGCGAGGAGGATAGCTGCGATTCTGGCTCCAAAAAGTCCTAAAAAGGAAAGAGTCAGCGGAGTAGACGTATACCGGTACGAAATTGGTTCCGGCGAAAGCAGACAGGAAACTGCAGTAGTAGGGCTTTCCGGCCATATTGTCGGGATAGATTTTCCAAAAGAGTACAACAACTGGCAGAAGGTTGACGCCAGAGCCCTGATAGACGCCGAGATTACAACAACCCCAATCAACCGGAAGATAGTGACTGCTTTAAAGAGCCTTGGAAAAGAAGCAGACAGAGTCACGATTGCAACTGACTACGACCGGGAAGGAGAACTTATAGGAGTTGAAGCTCTGAACATTCTAAAACAGGTTAATCCACATGTTCCTTTCGACAGGGTCCGTTACAGCGCAATAACTCCAAAAGCAATTGAAGCCGCATTCGCAAATCCTACAAACGTTGATTTTAACCTGGCAGACGCAGGTCACTCCAGGCAGGTAATTGACCTTGTCTGGGGAGCCGCCCTTACCCGATATATTTCCCTTGCCGCAGGCAGGCTCGGGAAAATGTTTCTTTCCGTGGGAAGAGTACAGTCCCCAACCCTATCTCTTATAGTTGACAGGGAGAAGGAGAGAAACATCTTTGTCCCGACCCCTTACTGGGAAATCCACGTTGAACTTGAAGACGCGGCAAAGGAGACTTTTTCAGCCCAGCACTCCACCCGCCGTTTTCTGGACAAAGAGGAAGCTTTAAAGGTATTCAAGAAGCTGGGAAAAAAAGCGGAATTAAAGGAAATAGAGAAAGGGACAAAGACCGACCAGCCCCCAACTCCTTTTAATACTACAGGCTTTATCAGCGCGGCGAATTCAATAGGACTCAGCCCTGCAAATGCCATGCGCATTGCTGAATCTCTTTACACGAACGGGTACATTTCATACCCAAGGACAGACAATACTGTTTATCCCGAAACTCTTGACCTCAGGGCTCAAATTGAGATTTTCAAAGAGGGACCTTTCAGGGAATACGCAAACGCCCTGCTTGAGAAAGCCGAACTTGTCCCCACGCGCGGGAAAAAAGAAACCACAGACCACCCACCTATCTTTCCTGCTTCCCTGGCAAAGGAAGCTGACCTCAAAGAAGAGGAATGGAAAGTTTACGAGCTTGTGGTCAGGCGCTTTTTTGCAACCTTTGCAGGACCCAGCATATGGGAAACCATGCGCCTGAAACTTGACATCGAAGGAGAAGAGTTCAGGGCAAACGGAGCAAGGCTTCTCGAACCCGGCTGGCGCTGGTACTACCCGTATAACGCCCCTGAAGACAGGCTGCTTCCCGAACTAAAGGAAGGCGACGTATTAAAAGTGATAAAGAAAGAGATGCTGGATAAAGAAACCCAGCCTCCGGGCCGCTACGGACAGGGCAGGTTAATCAATATAATGGAAGAGCTCGGGCTCGGTACAAAAGCCACCCGGCACGAGATTATCAGCAAGCTCTATTCCAGAGCTTATATCCACGGAAACCCGGTTCAGCCCACAAACACCTCGTTTGCCGTAATGGATACCCTTGAAAAATATTCTCCCACGATCACAAAGCCGGATATGACCAAACTGCTCGAAGAAAACATGGACAAAATCGCAGAAGGCAAAATACAGGAGGACACTGTCCTTGAAGAGTCCAGGGAGATGCTCAAGCAGGTTTTTTCGGAACTTGACAAGAATAGGGATAATATTATAGAGTCCCTTCAAGCAGGCCTCAGGGAAGACAAAATCATAGGTAACTGCTCCTTATGCGGAAACGAACTCATGATCCGCCGTTCTAAAAGGGGCAGCCGTTTCATAGGCTGCAGCAACTATCCCAACTGCACTTTCTCCCTGCCCCTGCCAAAGAGCGGACAGATCATAGTCACCGATAAATTCTGCGAAACTCACGGCCTGCACCACATCCGCATAATCAATCAGGGAAAACGAGCCTGGGACCTCGGCTGTCCGCAGTGCAATTTCATAGAATGGCAAAAAGCCCAGCAGGAAGAGCAGGCACAGCAGCCGAAAAAAGAAAAACCCAAGTCCATCAAAGACCTCGAAGGCGTGGGAAAAGCCACCGCAGGAAAACTTGAAGAAGCCGGGATTACAAGCGTGGAAGCCCTTGCCGAAGCAGACCCTATAGAACTTGCAAAAACAATAAAGATCAGTGTAAAGAAGGTCAAAAACTGGCAGACCTCATGCAACGGCGGCACAGTTGAGGACTTGTAA
- a CDS encoding tetratricopeptide repeat protein → MIRKKQTEKTYEWDPPAPSTVYIKIKNIPYETFKTRMNQGLVTTELDQIRYRLERHIYCCGVCSKYMNGYCVITNRKAEPGWICKSFVPKEEFIYLDSRPDQKDSVEFRYLSETGLEKENIESAGKDERSPESTGTKTLYEEGVTLYRQGRLRLAIQVFDRVLEENPQDFAVLFHKGNSLLKLKRYEEALETFERASEINPENAGLWTNLGFILTKLERFRDALEAFEKSISLNPVQKNAWEGKDAVLARLRLCEEKLGESEESLKKNPDNPDTLFEKGKLHLRLGEQEKAMQAFRKALEIKPENAEAWQLRGKVLFKAGSEKEALHAFEKAAHLKPDYAEAWYEKGNVFLKLGNLKGAENAFKIAASLWESKGIKTKAESAREKVKRLNSREL, encoded by the coding sequence ACTGGTCACTACTGAGCTTGACCAGATCAGGTACCGGCTTGAGAGGCACATCTACTGCTGCGGAGTTTGTTCTAAGTACATGAATGGATACTGTGTTATTACAAACAGGAAGGCTGAGCCAGGCTGGATCTGTAAGTCCTTCGTTCCAAAAGAGGAGTTTATATATCTTGACTCCAGGCCTGACCAGAAGGACTCAGTAGAATTCAGATACCTCTCTGAAACAGGACTTGAAAAAGAGAATATAGAAAGTGCAGGGAAAGATGAAAGAAGTCCGGAAAGTACAGGGACGAAAACTCTCTATGAAGAAGGAGTGACTCTTTACAGACAGGGAAGACTAAGACTTGCGATTCAGGTTTTTGACCGTGTGCTTGAAGAAAATCCCCAGGATTTCGCAGTCCTGTTTCATAAAGGAAATTCCCTGCTGAAACTCAAGCGTTATGAAGAGGCTCTTGAGACATTTGAGAGAGCTTCCGAAATTAACCCTGAAAATGCAGGACTCTGGACTAATCTCGGGTTTATTCTAACAAAACTTGAGCGATTCCGGGACGCGCTTGAGGCTTTCGAAAAGTCGATTTCTCTGAACCCTGTGCAGAAGAATGCATGGGAAGGTAAGGACGCAGTACTTGCCAGATTGCGCCTGTGTGAAGAAAAGCTTGGAGAATCCGAAGAGTCTCTGAAAAAAAACCCTGACAATCCGGATACTCTCTTTGAAAAAGGAAAACTCCATCTCAGGCTTGGAGAGCAGGAAAAAGCTATGCAGGCTTTTAGAAAAGCTCTTGAGATAAAACCTGAAAATGCCGAAGCCTGGCAGCTTCGTGGAAAAGTCCTCTTTAAGGCCGGTTCGGAAAAGGAGGCTCTGCATGCTTTTGAAAAGGCAGCCCACCTTAAGCCCGATTATGCAGAAGCCTGGTATGAAAAGGGTAACGTATTCCTTAAACTTGGAAACCTTAAAGGTGCAGAAAATGCTTTTAAGATTGCAGCCAGCCTCTGGGAGAGTAAAGGGATCAAAACAAAAGCAGAAAGTGCCCGTGAAAAAGTTAAAAGGCTGAACTCTAGAGAATTATAA
- a CDS encoding GAF domain-containing protein, whose product MAKAASNSAKNGNGSRQKPCKYLNEIALCSALEMAKELISVINKVPVTVFLWRPEKYWPAEFVSENVKQFGYTVEEFTSGKLLYGNIVHPDDLERVERELSRRIEEDYVDFSQEYRILTKSGEVRWVDERTFIEADENGVVKYLKGIILDITERKRKEKLLYIQRDLGIALSTSNYLDETLDLLLDSCLQIDEINAGGIYLVDEETGDMNLAIYRGLSPTFIENASYYSANSPNTKLVMIGQPVYKQHIDLLLTSKDDALRQENLRATAIIPVKNGKKVIAAFYLASRMEYELSDSVRTVIETIATQFGVFISRIKLEEKLKECVKKRKS is encoded by the coding sequence ATGGCTAAAGCGGCTTCAAATTCGGCTAAAAACGGAAACGGCAGCAGGCAAAAACCCTGCAAATATCTTAATGAGATAGCTTTATGCAGTGCACTTGAGATGGCAAAAGAGCTGATCTCAGTAATAAACAAGGTTCCTGTTACTGTATTTCTGTGGCGTCCGGAAAAGTACTGGCCTGCAGAGTTTGTCTCTGAAAATGTAAAACAGTTCGGGTACACGGTAGAAGAGTTTACGTCAGGAAAGCTTCTCTACGGAAACATTGTGCATCCTGACGACCTGGAGAGGGTCGAAAGAGAGCTCTCAAGAAGGATTGAAGAAGATTACGTTGATTTTTCCCAGGAATACCGGATACTGACAAAATCAGGAGAAGTACGCTGGGTTGATGAGAGAACCTTTATCGAAGCCGATGAAAATGGAGTCGTAAAATACCTTAAAGGTATAATTCTGGATATTACCGAAAGAAAAAGAAAAGAGAAACTGCTCTATATCCAGAGGGATCTTGGAATTGCGCTGAGCACTTCGAATTACCTGGACGAAACCCTTGATCTCCTGCTTGACTCGTGCCTTCAGATAGATGAGATTAATGCCGGTGGTATCTATCTGGTTGATGAAGAGACCGGGGATATGAATCTTGCTATCTATCGTGGCCTCTCTCCTACTTTTATCGAGAATGCTTCTTATTACAGTGCAAATTCTCCAAATACCAAACTTGTTATGATAGGGCAGCCTGTCTACAAGCAGCACATAGATCTTCTTCTTACTTCTAAAGACGATGCACTTAGACAGGAAAACCTCAGAGCTACGGCAATAATTCCTGTAAAAAACGGAAAAAAGGTTATTGCTGCTTTTTATCTTGCCTCAAGAATGGAATATGAACTTTCGGACAGTGTGCGTACGGTTATTGAAACAATTGCAACCCAGTTCGGAGTTTTTATCTCCCGGATCAAGCTTGAAGAAAAACTCAAAGAGTGCGTGAAGAAACGAAAATCGTAA
- a CDS encoding HEAT repeat domain-containing protein produces the protein MPEDVISHSSGDSEEKKVVSSRSLESLKDRATKDRNHAVRREALLTLAKNYRDSEDIFDFIKDIAISDSHYSVRKTALKELTSSWKERPETLSLVRERAIEDANYEVRRAAVRELAENWKNMPEIIELLRDWAENSKDKFVRSTALQELSGCWGKNCCSLDFITDRVVEEKDGFVRAIAVHSIAKHWYEEPKVLQLVMDKAVNDEHYSVRSVALQALAGKWSSKENILPFIKERAVKDAHYSVRGVAIQELANGWHDVPEILEFIRERCVRDEDNMVRGTAVSLLASLWPEEPGAFELIMEKAVSDEHYSVRKNSMEELVKGWHERPDTLRLVRDRLLNDEDNFVRITAVQELAKIWHTDPGTLPLIKEIALKDKDEFVRDAAVREIIDGWQDKDIKSKFMKRFT, from the coding sequence ATGCCTGAAGATGTTATATCTCATTCCTCTGGAGATTCTGAAGAAAAGAAGGTGGTTTCTTCCAGGTCTCTGGAGTCGCTTAAAGATCGGGCAACAAAAGACAGGAATCATGCGGTTAGACGTGAAGCTCTTCTCACACTTGCAAAAAACTATCGTGACAGTGAGGATATTTTTGATTTTATAAAAGATATAGCTATCAGTGATAGTCACTACTCGGTCCGAAAGACCGCCCTTAAGGAACTGACAAGTTCGTGGAAAGAAAGACCAGAAACTTTGTCCCTTGTTAGAGAAAGGGCTATTGAGGATGCAAATTACGAAGTAAGAAGGGCTGCTGTAAGAGAACTTGCAGAGAACTGGAAGAATATGCCTGAAATTATCGAGCTTCTAAGGGATTGGGCTGAGAATTCAAAAGATAAGTTTGTCCGGAGCACAGCTCTTCAGGAGCTTTCCGGGTGCTGGGGCAAAAACTGCTGCAGTCTGGATTTTATAACAGACAGGGTTGTAGAGGAGAAGGATGGTTTTGTCAGGGCTATTGCAGTCCATAGCATTGCAAAACACTGGTATGAGGAACCAAAGGTTCTTCAGCTGGTAATGGATAAAGCCGTGAACGACGAACATTATTCTGTAAGGAGTGTGGCTTTACAGGCACTGGCAGGAAAATGGTCCAGCAAGGAAAATATCCTTCCTTTTATAAAAGAAAGGGCAGTAAAGGATGCTCACTATTCTGTAAGGGGAGTTGCTATTCAGGAACTTGCAAATGGCTGGCATGACGTTCCTGAAATTCTGGAGTTTATCAGGGAAAGATGTGTTCGCGACGAGGATAATATGGTAAGAGGAACCGCGGTCAGTCTGCTTGCTTCCTTATGGCCTGAAGAACCAGGAGCCTTTGAGCTGATCATGGAAAAAGCTGTTTCTGATGAACATTATTCTGTCAGGAAAAACTCCATGGAAGAGCTTGTAAAAGGCTGGCACGAGAGGCCTGATACTCTCAGACTTGTAAGGGATAGACTGCTAAATGATGAAGATAACTTCGTAAGGATTACCGCAGTTCAGGAGCTTGCAAAAATCTGGCATACTGATCCGGGCACTCTTCCTCTTATTAAAGAGATAGCTCTTAAAGATAAAGATGAATTTGTAAGAGATGCAGCTGTCCGGGAGATCATAGATGGCTGGCAGGATAAAGACATTAAAAGTAAGTTTATGAAAAGATTCACTTGA